In Sulfitobacter sp. W027, a single window of DNA contains:
- a CDS encoding acetolactate synthase large subunit, giving the protein MSATPKEMNGAESVVRSLHAGGVEVCFANPGTSEMQFVDALDRTKLMRCVLGLFEGVVTGAADGYARMAGKPAVTLLHLAPGFANAAANLHNARKARVPMVNLVGDHALRHQKYDAPLSADVEGACAPFSDWVRSGRDAGSFAADAMTALAVAQSKPGKVATLIAPADIGWDAGGKMAEAVAPAAPAPLDEHALDAAIKALESGEKTVLLVGSAVLESQEAMALLHGIANKTGADILAPTSNRRMERGQGRFAINKVPYPINAALECLAPYSRAILIETPPPVAFFAYPGKPSLLLPVDCHTVTLAAVDGNGSEAIAALADRIGAKPATPPQHDRPAPPQAGGISLQNLGAALANALPEDAIVVDEAVSSGGATFPAGDSAAPNSWLAITGGSIGIGIPLSAGAAIACPDRPVITLQADGSAMYTIQGLWTQARENSNVTTIILANQSYEILKGELHNVGAQPGPDALSMLNLDRPELDFVAMAKGMGVPGKRVEDIADLMRAIEAAAKEPGPFLIEAML; this is encoded by the coding sequence ATGAGCGCGACACCCAAAGAGATGAACGGCGCCGAAAGCGTTGTCCGCAGCCTGCACGCGGGCGGTGTGGAGGTTTGTTTCGCCAACCCCGGCACCTCCGAGATGCAATTCGTCGACGCGCTGGACCGCACCAAGCTGATGCGTTGCGTCTTGGGCCTGTTCGAAGGCGTGGTGACGGGGGCCGCCGATGGCTATGCGCGCATGGCGGGCAAACCAGCGGTGACCCTGCTGCACCTCGCGCCCGGCTTTGCCAACGCCGCCGCCAATCTGCACAACGCCCGCAAGGCGCGGGTGCCGATGGTGAACCTTGTGGGCGATCACGCGCTGCGGCACCAAAAATACGACGCCCCCCTCTCGGCAGATGTCGAAGGCGCTTGCGCGCCCTTCAGCGATTGGGTGCGTTCGGGCCGTGATGCGGGCAGCTTTGCGGCGGATGCGATGACCGCCCTCGCCGTGGCGCAAAGCAAGCCCGGCAAGGTCGCCACACTGATCGCCCCTGCGGATATCGGCTGGGATGCGGGCGGCAAAATGGCCGAGGCCGTGGCCCCCGCCGCCCCTGCTCCGCTGGATGAACACGCGCTAGATGCCGCGATCAAGGCTTTGGAGAGCGGTGAGAAAACCGTTCTACTCGTCGGCAGCGCGGTGCTGGAAAGCCAAGAAGCAATGGCGCTGTTGCACGGCATTGCAAACAAGACCGGGGCCGATATCCTCGCGCCCACCTCGAACCGCCGAATGGAGCGCGGACAGGGCCGCTTTGCGATCAACAAAGTCCCCTATCCGATCAACGCGGCCCTTGAATGCCTTGCTCCCTACAGCCGCGCAATCCTGATCGAGACCCCGCCCCCCGTCGCCTTCTTTGCCTATCCCGGCAAGCCGAGCCTGCTGCTGCCGGTCGATTGCCATACCGTCACATTGGCGGCGGTTGATGGTAACGGGTCTGAGGCCATTGCCGCACTGGCGGATCGGATCGGTGCCAAACCCGCCACGCCGCCCCAGCACGACAGGCCCGCCCCACCGCAGGCAGGCGGCATCAGCTTGCAAAACCTCGGCGCGGCCTTGGCGAACGCGCTGCCCGAAGATGCGATTGTGGTGGATGAAGCCGTATCCTCTGGCGGGGCCACCTTCCCCGCAGGCGACAGCGCCGCGCCAAACTCTTGGCTGGCCATCACCGGCGGGTCGATCGGCATCGGCATCCCCCTCTCTGCCGGAGCGGCCATCGCCTGCCCCGACCGTCCGGTCATCACGCTGCAAGCGGATGGATCGGCGATGTACACGATCCAAGGGCTTTGGACCCAAGCGCGCGAGAACTCCAACGTCACCACGATCATCCTCGCCAACCAGTCCTATGAGATCCTCAAGGGCGAGTTGCACAACGTCGGCGCCCAACCCGGCCCCGACGCGCTGAGCATGTTGAACCTTGACCGCCCCGAGTTGGACTTTGTGGCAATGGCCAAAGGTATGGGCGTGCCGGGCAAACGGGTTGAGGACATTGCCGATCTGATGCGCGCCATCGAAGCCGCGGCGAAAGAACCCGGCCCCTTCCTCATCGAAGCGATGCTTTAA
- a CDS encoding ABC transporter substrate-binding protein, which produces MGIEMLNTTKLTAAVLALALAGPLAAQDGEPKSGGTLNVVIQPEPPSLMIGLVQNGPTQMVGGDIYESLLRYDFDLKPEGQLAESWEISEDGKTYTFKLREGVVFHDGEPFTSADVEFSMDKFLRESHSRMRTYMEHVESIETPDEYTVVFNLKQPFGPFIGIFEPGTAPMIPKHIYEGTDFANNEANNTPIGTGPFKFDKWEKGSFIHLVKNEDYYMEGKPYVDEVYYHVIPDAASRAVAYETGKVDVLPGGSVENFDVARIQAMDNTCITDKGWEYFGPLSWMWVNNDNKPLDDVKVRKAIMHGVDRQFAKDALWNGLGKVSTGPLSSSTRFYDGDTPDISYDPEKAKTLLEESSYDGETIRILGLPYGETWQRWAEAVKQNLSEIGMTTEIVPSDVAGWNQKVADRDFDLAFTYLYQYGDPALGVSRTYMGDNAAPGSPWNNVANYQNAETDKLFAEAALMASPEERKAAYKEIQDKIVEDVPNIWLLELGFPTIYRCDIKNPVNTAFGVNDGFRDVWIDK; this is translated from the coding sequence ATGGGGATTGAAATGCTTAACACTACCAAATTAACCGCAGCCGTTCTGGCGCTGGCACTGGCTGGACCACTGGCCGCGCAGGATGGCGAGCCGAAATCCGGCGGCACGTTGAACGTCGTGATCCAGCCCGAACCGCCCAGCCTGATGATCGGCCTTGTGCAGAACGGCCCGACGCAGATGGTTGGCGGCGATATTTATGAAAGCCTGCTGCGCTATGACTTCGATCTGAAGCCCGAAGGCCAATTGGCGGAATCTTGGGAGATTTCAGAGGACGGCAAGACCTATACCTTCAAACTGCGCGAAGGCGTAGTGTTCCATGACGGAGAGCCTTTCACCTCGGCAGATGTCGAATTCTCCATGGATAAGTTTCTGCGCGAGAGCCACTCGCGGATGCGGACCTATATGGAGCATGTCGAGAGCATCGAGACGCCGGATGAATATACGGTTGTCTTCAACTTGAAGCAGCCCTTCGGCCCCTTCATCGGCATCTTTGAGCCGGGCACCGCGCCGATGATCCCAAAACACATCTACGAAGGCACGGATTTCGCAAACAATGAAGCGAACAACACGCCTATCGGCACCGGCCCCTTCAAGTTCGACAAATGGGAGAAAGGCAGCTTCATCCATCTGGTGAAGAACGAAGACTACTACATGGAGGGCAAGCCCTACGTCGACGAAGTCTATTACCACGTGATCCCCGATGCGGCGTCGCGCGCGGTGGCCTATGAGACCGGCAAGGTCGACGTGCTGCCCGGCGGCTCGGTCGAGAACTTCGACGTGGCGCGCATTCAGGCGATGGACAACACCTGCATCACTGACAAGGGCTGGGAATACTTCGGCCCGCTGTCTTGGATGTGGGTGAACAACGACAACAAGCCGCTTGATGATGTGAAAGTGCGCAAGGCGATCATGCATGGCGTCGACCGTCAATTCGCCAAGGACGCGCTTTGGAATGGTCTGGGCAAGGTTTCGACCGGGCCGCTGTCATCCTCCACCCGCTTTTATGACGGCGATACGCCGGATATCTCCTATGATCCGGAAAAGGCCAAAACCCTGCTCGAAGAAAGCAGCTATGATGGCGAAACCATCCGCATTCTGGGTTTGCCTTACGGTGAGACTTGGCAGCGCTGGGCCGAGGCCGTCAAACAAAACCTGAGCGAGATCGGCATGACGACCGAGATCGTGCCGTCGGACGTGGCGGGTTGGAACCAGAAGGTCGCAGACCGCGACTTTGATCTCGCCTTTACCTACCTCTACCAATACGGCGATCCGGCGCTCGGCGTTTCGCGGACCTATATGGGCGACAATGCCGCTCCCGGTTCGCCTTGGAACAACGTGGCAAACTATCAAAATGCCGAAACGGACAAGCTGTTCGCCGAAGCGGCACTGATGGCCAGCCCCGAAGAGCGCAAGGCCGCCTATAAGGAAATCCAAGACAAAATCGTCGAGGACGTGCCGAACATTTGGCTCTTGGAACTGGGTTTCCCCACGATCTACCGCTGTGACATCAAAAACCCCGTCAACACTGCCTTTGGTGTGAACGACGGTTTCCGTGACGTGTGGATCGACAAATAA
- a CDS encoding phosphotransferase, which yields MTEVGITPQGGLPPFLSGVLVEESGKKTDLLAQDPPAFDAALAAEVALQRYGISGEIKPLAAEKDANFLITLLTGQKALLKITNAAEERAVTDMQTAALMHLAAADPDLPVQRICASLSGKAAEVATAADGQSHVVRLMTFLGGTVLSNATPRPGLHRALGDFHARVALGLRGFFHPAGGHFLQWDIKQAGHLRPLLTDVQDAALRAELERILDHFDAEVAPQLPHLRAQVVHNDFNPHNILVDGQEAQHPVGLIDFGDMVHTPLACDLAVACSYQLGQGADPLQDVCEMVTGFAKRLPLEPDEIALLPSLIRLRHATTLAIGASRARRYPDNAPYILRNAAASQRGLAALDHVGDIAAIKALQHAAGTE from the coding sequence ATGACCGAGGTCGGGATCACGCCTCAGGGAGGCCTGCCCCCCTTCCTCAGCGGGGTGCTGGTCGAAGAGAGCGGCAAAAAGACCGATCTTCTGGCGCAAGACCCGCCCGCTTTTGACGCGGCACTTGCGGCTGAAGTCGCCTTGCAACGCTATGGTATCTCGGGTGAGATCAAGCCACTGGCGGCGGAAAAGGATGCAAATTTCCTGATCACCCTGCTCACGGGGCAAAAGGCGTTGCTGAAGATCACCAATGCCGCCGAAGAGCGTGCTGTAACCGATATGCAGACTGCCGCGTTGATGCATCTGGCCGCCGCCGACCCCGACCTCCCCGTGCAGCGCATCTGCGCCAGCCTCAGCGGCAAAGCAGCCGAGGTTGCCACCGCCGCCGATGGTCAGTCCCATGTCGTGCGCCTGATGACCTTCCTTGGCGGCACCGTCCTCAGCAATGCCACGCCCCGGCCCGGCCTTCACCGCGCTTTGGGGGATTTTCATGCGCGGGTGGCACTGGGGCTGCGCGGTTTTTTCCATCCGGCGGGGGGGCATTTCCTGCAATGGGACATCAAACAGGCGGGCCATCTGCGCCCCCTGCTGACGGATGTGCAGGATGCCGCATTGCGTGCCGAACTGGAGCGTATCCTTGATCACTTTGATGCAGAAGTCGCGCCTCAATTGCCGCATCTGCGGGCACAGGTCGTACATAACGATTTTAATCCGCATAATATTCTGGTCGATGGGCAGGAGGCGCAGCATCCCGTCGGGCTGATTGATTTCGGCGACATGGTGCATACGCCGCTGGCCTGCGATCTGGCGGTGGCCTGTTCCTATCAGCTCGGCCAAGGCGCGGACCCGCTGCAAGATGTTTGCGAGATGGTCACAGGCTTTGCCAAACGCCTGCCGCTTGAGCCGGATGAAATAGCGCTTCTGCCAAGCCTGATCCGGCTGCGCCATGCCACCACCTTGGCGATCGGCGCCTCACGCGCGCGGCGCTATCCCGACAACGCCCCCTATATTCTGCGCAACGCCGCCGCCTCTCAGCGCGGGCTGGCTGCATTGGACCATGTCGGCGACATCGCCGCGATCAAAGCCCTACAGCATGCTGCGGGAACGGAGTGA
- a CDS encoding histone deacetylase family protein, with the protein MKVFFDERQLGHAPTHYFRRGAAMPHQEQPQRAEILRDMLIGEGFEITRPQDHGLAPIKAVHNPDYVDFLPDAHARFVESAGPDALAIPTMHPGVRRGKEPKDIHGQLGWWMTDTSTPLTEGSWDAAYWSAQTAVETAEAVAGGDRAAYALCRPPGHHAMRDCSNGFCFFNNACIAAHHLTQTYKKVALIDIDVHTGNGSLDILYERGDIFFCSLHPDPATYPTFYLGHDDETGEGDGAGKSLNLLLEQGASQDDVLALLDKGIAAIRDFGAEALVISLGFDMAADDPLAAVNVYPDGFAEMARRLAALNLPTALIQEGGYLGPSLADNAKAFLTTFREATA; encoded by the coding sequence ATGAAAGTCTTTTTCGATGAACGCCAGCTTGGCCACGCGCCGACCCATTACTTTCGGCGGGGCGCGGCCATGCCGCATCAAGAACAGCCGCAACGTGCTGAAATTTTACGCGATATGTTAATCGGCGAAGGGTTTGAGATCACCAGGCCCCAAGATCACGGGCTGGCGCCGATCAAGGCGGTGCACAACCCCGATTACGTGGATTTCCTGCCCGACGCCCATGCCCGTTTCGTCGAAAGTGCGGGCCCCGATGCGCTGGCGATTCCCACGATGCATCCGGGCGTGCGCCGCGGAAAAGAACCCAAGGACATTCACGGCCAGTTGGGCTGGTGGATGACGGACACCTCAACCCCGCTGACCGAAGGCTCATGGGATGCGGCCTATTGGTCTGCGCAAACCGCAGTGGAAACCGCCGAGGCCGTCGCTGGCGGCGATCGTGCGGCCTATGCGCTTTGTCGTCCGCCCGGCCACCACGCGATGCGCGATTGCTCAAACGGGTTTTGCTTTTTCAACAACGCCTGCATCGCCGCGCATCACCTGACCCAGACCTACAAGAAGGTCGCTTTGATCGACATTGATGTGCACACCGGCAATGGCTCGCTCGACATCCTCTATGAACGCGGCGACATCTTCTTCTGCTCGCTGCATCCCGATCCGGCCACCTACCCCACCTTCTATCTCGGCCATGACGATGAAACGGGCGAAGGCGACGGTGCGGGTAAATCGCTGAACCTGCTGCTGGAACAGGGGGCAAGCCAAGATGACGTGCTGGCCTTGCTCGACAAAGGCATCGCCGCAATCCGTGACTTTGGGGCCGAGGCGCTGGTGATCTCACTGGGCTTTGACATGGCCGCCGATGATCCGCTGGCCGCCGTAAACGTCTACCCCGATGGCTTTGCCGAAATGGCGCGGCGCTTGGCGGCGCTGAACCTTCCCACGGCATTGATCCAAGAGGGCGGCTACCTCGGCCCGTCGCTGGCCGACAACGCCAAAGCTTTTCTCACGACATTCCGCGAGGCCACAGCATGA
- a CDS encoding ABC transporter permease — MIRFILGRLIKAVFILLAILVFNFLLIHAAPGDPAAVMAGEAGAADEKFLADLRARFGLDQPLYMQLWLYIKGAVQLDLGYSFRQQMPVAEMIGDRLPATLLLTGVAFVLSLVLGVTAGVAASARQGRWGDTIISTFALLFYATPLFWVALMATLVFSVWLEWLPGFGYSTIGAGYTGFAHVLDVAKHLVLPASTLGLFFTAIYMRMTRASMLEVSRLDFVKTARAKGLTRGVIQRRHILRNALLPVITLAGLQAGQIFGGAILTETVFAWPGIGRLMFEAINQRDYNVILGVFYISAAMVLLFNLITDVIYVIVDPRIRLTT, encoded by the coding sequence GTGATACGTTTCATATTGGGCAGGTTGATCAAGGCAGTGTTTATCCTGCTGGCGATCCTTGTCTTCAATTTCCTGCTGATCCATGCGGCACCGGGTGACCCTGCGGCGGTCATGGCGGGCGAAGCCGGGGCAGCGGATGAGAAATTTCTTGCAGACCTGCGGGCGCGTTTCGGGCTGGACCAGCCGCTCTACATGCAGCTTTGGCTCTACATCAAAGGCGCGGTGCAGCTTGATCTGGGCTATTCCTTCCGCCAGCAGATGCCAGTGGCCGAGATGATCGGCGACCGCCTGCCAGCGACACTTTTGCTGACCGGCGTGGCCTTTGTGCTGTCGCTGGTGCTGGGCGTGACCGCCGGTGTCGCGGCATCCGCCCGGCAGGGGCGGTGGGGTGACACGATTATCTCCACCTTCGCGCTGCTGTTTTATGCCACGCCGCTGTTCTGGGTGGCGCTGATGGCGACGCTGGTCTTCTCCGTCTGGCTCGAATGGTTGCCGGGCTTTGGCTATTCCACCATCGGCGCGGGTTATACGGGGTTTGCCCATGTGCTCGACGTGGCCAAGCACCTCGTCCTTCCGGCCAGTACCTTGGGCCTGTTCTTCACCGCAATTTATATGCGCATGACGCGGGCCTCGATGCTGGAAGTTTCGCGGCTCGATTTCGTCAAAACTGCCCGCGCCAAAGGGTTGACCCGCGGCGTGATCCAACGGCGGCATATCCTGCGCAATGCGCTTTTGCCAGTCATTACGCTTGCGGGGCTTCAGGCGGGGCAGATCTTTGGCGGGGCGATCCTGACCGAGACCGTTTTCGCATGGCCCGGCATTGGGCGGCTGATGTTCGAGGCGATCAACCAGCGGGATTACAACGTGATCCTCGGGGTCTTTTACATCTCGGCGGCCATGGTGCTGCTGTTCAACCTGATCACGGATGTCATCTATGTCATTGTTGATCCGCGGATAAGGCTGACAACATGA
- a CDS encoding ArgE/DapE family deacylase: MTLDPDLKSRILQAVEDGFAEQVSFTQQLVQTPSQRSHEHAIQDLLFRSLQSRGYAMDRFKMDRAAIEAHPGGSKYSDQHSDAPIVVGIHRPRDEVGRSLILQSHLDVVPEGLHDMWDDPPLSAKIDGDWMYGRGAGDMKAGAAANIFALDALRRIGLQPAATVYVQSVVEEESTGNGALQTFLQGYTADAVFIPEPEEEMLVRANTGVIWFQVQVRGVPVHVREMGEGANAIDAATRVITALREMEEDWNAEKGDHPHFEDEAHPINLNIGKIEGGDWASSVPSWCNIDCRVSIYPGRSAEDAAREITERVKAFAQSDNFLSNNPPRVVFNGFHAEGYVLEPGSDAEAVLERAHEEAIGAPLQSFMTAGYLDTRVYALYNKIPALCYGPKSRNIHGINESVSLSSVKRITQAMALFIAEWCGTEDIAP; this comes from the coding sequence ATGACCCTCGATCCTGATCTGAAATCCCGCATCCTTCAGGCCGTTGAAGACGGTTTCGCTGAGCAAGTGAGCTTTACCCAGCAACTCGTGCAAACCCCTTCCCAACGCAGCCATGAACATGCGATCCAAGACCTGCTGTTTCGCAGCTTGCAGAGCCGTGGCTATGCGATGGACCGCTTCAAAATGGACCGCGCCGCGATTGAGGCGCATCCCGGTGGCTCGAAATATTCCGACCAACACTCCGACGCGCCCATCGTCGTCGGCATCCACCGTCCGCGCGATGAGGTTGGCCGGTCGCTGATCCTACAATCACATCTCGATGTGGTCCCCGAAGGGCTGCACGACATGTGGGATGATCCGCCCCTGTCGGCCAAGATCGACGGCGACTGGATGTATGGCCGGGGCGCGGGCGATATGAAGGCGGGGGCAGCGGCGAATATCTTTGCGCTCGACGCGCTGCGCCGCATCGGGCTGCAACCGGCAGCGACCGTCTATGTGCAATCTGTGGTGGAGGAAGAATCCACTGGCAACGGCGCGCTCCAAACCTTCCTACAAGGCTACACCGCCGATGCGGTCTTCATCCCCGAACCCGAAGAAGAGATGCTGGTCCGCGCCAACACCGGTGTCATTTGGTTTCAGGTACAAGTACGCGGCGTGCCCGTCCATGTGCGCGAAATGGGCGAAGGGGCCAATGCGATTGACGCGGCCACCCGCGTCATCACCGCCTTGCGCGAGATGGAGGAAGACTGGAACGCCGAGAAAGGCGACCACCCGCATTTTGAAGACGAAGCCCATCCCATTAACCTCAACATCGGCAAGATCGAAGGCGGTGATTGGGCGTCTTCGGTGCCGTCATGGTGTAACATCGATTGCCGCGTTTCCATCTACCCGGGCCGCAGCGCCGAGGATGCCGCGCGGGAGATCACAGAGCGGGTCAAGGCCTTCGCCCAAAGCGACAACTTCCTGTCGAACAACCCGCCCAGGGTGGTCTTCAACGGCTTTCACGCCGAAGGCTATGTGCTGGAGCCCGGCAGCGATGCCGAAGCCGTGCTGGAACGCGCCCATGAAGAGGCCATCGGCGCGCCGCTTCAATCCTTCATGACGGCGGGCTATCTCGATACGCGGGTCTATGCGCTTTACAACAAAATCCCGGCGCTCTGCTACGGGCCAAAATCGCGCAACATCCATGGGATCAATGAATCCGTCAGTCTCAGTTCGGTGAAAAGGATCACGCAGGCCATGGCGCTCTTTATCGCGGAATGGTGCGGGACCGAGGATATCGCCCCATGA
- a CDS encoding aspartate aminotransferase family protein, producing the protein MTMINAYDSAQADALMAADRALIARRAKALGPAYRLFYDQPLHIQRSSGVWLWDKDGRKYLDAYNNVASVGHCHPRVVEAITRQLGVLNTHTRYLHEDVVTYAERLLATMPEALGHVMFTCTGSEANDIALRIARSYTRREGVIVTRLAYHGLTEAVAELSPSLGDFTPRSPRIRLIDAPDTLRIPTAEQGANLAADLAQAIAEMRADGIEPAAFIVDTIFSSDGLHPDPAGFLKPAVDLIRAEGGLFIADEVQPGFARTGEAFWGFQRHGLVPDMVTMGKPMGNGFPLSGTAMRPELVKEFGEKARYFNTFGGNPVAAAAGMAVLDVIADEGLQANAAKVGDFLKGGLQDIATRYPEIGHVRGAGLFLAVECVTSRETNAPDAARAKFVVNHLRENGVLISATGPGANVLKIRPPLVLQQPEAQMFLDAVEVAFAAAEAKG; encoded by the coding sequence ATGACCATGATCAACGCCTATGACAGCGCCCAAGCCGATGCCCTGATGGCAGCCGACCGTGCGCTGATCGCGCGCCGCGCCAAGGCGCTCGGCCCAGCGTACCGGCTATTTTACGATCAACCACTGCACATCCAACGCAGCTCAGGGGTTTGGCTCTGGGATAAGGACGGACGCAAATACCTCGACGCCTATAACAACGTCGCCTCTGTCGGCCATTGCCACCCCCGCGTTGTCGAGGCCATCACCCGGCAATTGGGCGTTCTCAATACCCACACCCGCTATCTGCACGAAGACGTAGTGACCTATGCCGAACGGCTGCTAGCAACCATGCCCGAGGCGCTTGGCCATGTGATGTTCACCTGCACCGGGTCCGAGGCGAATGACATCGCCCTGCGCATTGCCCGCAGCTATACCCGGCGCGAAGGCGTGATCGTCACCCGGCTTGCCTACCACGGGCTGACCGAGGCTGTCGCGGAACTGTCTCCGTCCTTGGGTGACTTCACCCCGCGCAGCCCGCGCATCCGACTGATCGACGCGCCCGATACGCTGCGCATTCCGACAGCCGAGCAAGGTGCCAACCTTGCCGCCGATCTCGCCCAAGCGATTGCCGAGATGCGCGCCGATGGGATCGAGCCTGCGGCCTTCATCGTCGATACGATCTTTTCCAGCGACGGGCTGCACCCTGATCCGGCGGGGTTTCTGAAACCGGCGGTTGATCTGATCCGTGCCGAAGGCGGGCTTTTCATTGCCGACGAGGTACAACCCGGCTTTGCCCGCACCGGCGAGGCCTTCTGGGGTTTCCAGCGCCACGGGCTGGTCCCCGATATGGTGACCATGGGCAAACCTATGGGCAACGGCTTTCCCCTGTCAGGCACTGCGATGCGCCCGGAATTGGTGAAAGAGTTTGGCGAGAAGGCCCGCTATTTCAACACCTTTGGCGGCAATCCCGTGGCCGCCGCTGCTGGCATGGCGGTGCTTGATGTGATCGCGGATGAGGGCTTGCAGGCCAATGCCGCGAAGGTCGGTGACTTCCTCAAGGGCGGATTGCAGGACATCGCCACGCGCTATCCCGAAATCGGTCATGTGCGCGGCGCGGGGCTGTTTCTGGCGGTCGAATGCGTCACCTCGCGCGAGACCAACGCGCCCGACGCGGCCCGCGCCAAGTTCGTGGTCAACCACCTGCGTGAGAACGGTGTTTTGATCAGCGCCACCGGACCG
- a CDS encoding GntR family transcriptional regulator codes for MAEISQVSLGDAIYDRVCQDLVEGKLRPNEKVTIRGLAERLGTSSTPVRDAVQRLLRDEALVQRSMRDVRVPVLTTAQYLEIASIRRELEGFAAGRAAEMVGPKEIRHLKRIVERNEAAAVAGRWPQAVKYNQEFHFALVEAAEMPILLAILSGLWLRMGPLIAGYYGREKLGLVRHHQAIIAACEKRDPAAAAAEMRADIDDAKEGIIRYIESFTIGE; via the coding sequence ATGGCCGAGATCAGTCAAGTTTCATTGGGCGATGCGATCTATGATCGGGTCTGTCAGGACTTGGTAGAAGGCAAGCTGCGCCCGAATGAAAAGGTCACCATTCGCGGGTTGGCTGAGCGGTTGGGCACCAGTTCGACCCCGGTACGCGACGCGGTGCAGCGGCTTTTGCGGGACGAGGCTTTGGTCCAGCGCAGCATGCGCGATGTGCGCGTGCCGGTGCTGACCACGGCGCAGTACCTCGAAATCGCAAGCATCCGGCGCGAGTTAGAGGGTTTCGCCGCAGGCCGCGCTGCTGAGATGGTGGGCCCCAAGGAGATCCGCCACCTTAAAAGGATCGTGGAGAGGAATGAAGCCGCAGCCGTGGCCGGGCGCTGGCCGCAGGCGGTGAAATACAATCAGGAATTCCACTTCGCGCTGGTAGAGGCGGCGGAAATGCCGATCCTTCTGGCCATTCTCAGCGGGCTGTGGCTGCGTATGGGGCCGCTGATTGCCGGATACTACGGGCGCGAGAAGCTGGGGCTGGTTCGACATCATCAGGCGATCATTGCAGCCTGTGAGAAACGCGACCCCGCTGCCGCCGCTGCGGAAATGCGCGCCGACATAGATGACGCAAAGGAGGGGATCATCAGATACATCGAATCGTTCACCATAGGTGAATGA